DNA sequence from the Arthrobacter crystallopoietes genome:
GACTGCGCTCGTTAGGCAGCCGGTAGCTGACTGAAACACCCTCAACCTCGGTAGGGAAGTCCAACTGGCTCCCGCTGACAACTTCTTCGTCGTGGACCGTCCGATCCAGATCAAAAACCACAAGGTCCTGGCCGCGGAGTCTCGCTTCCGCAACGGCGGCGGTAAAGGCGGCCGTTCCTTCCCGGGACCGGGACCGACCAACGAGAATGGTCATAAGTGTTACCTTTCGCTGTTCGCCAGTTGTGACGGGTTTAGGTCACTCTGGCCGCGTGAAATAGCCTACGTTGGATCGGTTCTTCCCACGCATCTACGTTCGCCTGGTGAATGCGCCACTTTCAGCAATTCTAAGGAAGGTCGGGAATCATGGCATCCCCGCAGCCCCAACCCTGCGACTCCATGGCCGCAAGGGGCCGTTCCAGGAAGCGGACCGTCGGTCTGGCTATCTACGGCGTGGTCGCCGCCCTTGTCGTTGGAGGAGCAGTCTTCACCTCGTCCCGC
Encoded proteins:
- a CDS encoding universal stress protein, which codes for MTILVGRSRSREGTAAFTAAVAEARLRGQDLVVFDLDRTVHDEEVVSGSQLDFPTEVEGVSVSYRLPNERSRDAVGDLLDTAEAMDPSLIIIGIRHRSSVGKFLLGSSAQQILLQANAPVLAVKAEYSA